A genome region from Crossiella equi includes the following:
- a CDS encoding RNA polymerase sigma factor has product MAITDSARRLDPAELAEARNLARKAAEAAKKAAQRAAANRTGTVPKSAAAKSATPKPSTSTTTPAKPATSSSTAAAARPSAVSATTPAAARPATTTTAAAKPAVAKAAPAAKAPAARKAAAPKTTAAKTAAPKTAAPKTAAPKTAAPKATAAKKAAAPKAGAAAKAAPAGAKAAGKAGEDEVVLEDVAVEDLDLGADLADEPTEEDRKSGDFVWDEEESEALRKARKDAELTASADSVRAYLKQIGKVSLLNAEEEVALAKRIEAGLYAAERYRQVEEEGLDLPTQMRRDLRWIIRDGERAKNHLLEANLRLVVSLAKRYTGRGMSFLDLIQEGNLGLIRAVEKFDYTKGYKFSTYATWWIRQAITRAMADQARTIRIPVHMVEVINKLGRIQRELLQDLGREPTPEELAKEMDITPEKVLEIQQYAREPISLDQTIGDEGDSQLGDFIEDSEAVVAVDAVSFTLLQDQLQSVLATLSEREAGVVRLRFGLTDGQPRTLDEIGQVYGVTRERIRQIESKTMSKLRHPSRSQVLRDYLD; this is encoded by the coding sequence GTGGCCATCACCGACTCCGCTCGCCGGCTGGACCCCGCTGAGCTCGCCGAGGCGCGCAACCTGGCCCGCAAGGCCGCCGAGGCGGCCAAGAAGGCCGCGCAGCGCGCCGCTGCCAACCGGACCGGGACCGTGCCGAAGAGCGCGGCCGCCAAGTCGGCGACGCCGAAGCCCTCGACGAGCACCACCACCCCGGCCAAGCCCGCCACGTCGAGCAGCACGGCTGCGGCGGCCCGGCCCTCGGCGGTCTCGGCCACGACCCCGGCGGCGGCCCGGCCCGCCACCACGACCACCGCCGCCGCGAAGCCCGCGGTGGCCAAGGCGGCCCCGGCGGCGAAGGCCCCGGCGGCGCGCAAGGCGGCGGCCCCCAAGACCACCGCGGCCAAGACCGCCGCCCCGAAGACCGCCGCCCCGAAGACCGCCGCCCCGAAGACCGCCGCCCCGAAGGCGACGGCCGCCAAGAAGGCCGCCGCGCCCAAGGCCGGTGCGGCCGCCAAGGCGGCCCCGGCCGGTGCCAAGGCCGCGGGCAAGGCGGGCGAGGACGAGGTCGTGCTCGAGGACGTCGCGGTCGAGGACCTCGACCTGGGCGCCGATCTGGCCGACGAGCCGACCGAGGAGGACCGCAAGTCCGGCGACTTCGTCTGGGACGAGGAGGAGTCCGAGGCGCTGCGCAAGGCGCGCAAGGACGCCGAGCTCACCGCCAGCGCCGACTCCGTCCGCGCCTACCTCAAGCAGATCGGCAAGGTCTCCCTGCTCAACGCGGAGGAGGAGGTGGCCCTGGCCAAGCGCATCGAGGCGGGCCTGTACGCCGCCGAGCGCTACCGCCAGGTCGAGGAGGAGGGCCTGGACCTGCCCACCCAGATGCGGCGCGACCTGCGCTGGATCATCCGGGACGGCGAGCGGGCCAAGAACCACCTGCTGGAGGCCAACCTCCGCCTGGTCGTCTCCCTGGCCAAGCGCTACACCGGCCGCGGCATGTCCTTCCTGGACCTGATCCAGGAGGGCAACCTGGGCCTGATCCGCGCGGTCGAGAAGTTCGACTACACCAAGGGCTACAAGTTCTCCACCTACGCCACCTGGTGGATCCGCCAGGCCATCACCCGCGCCATGGCCGACCAGGCCCGCACCATCCGCATCCCGGTGCACATGGTCGAGGTCATCAACAAGCTCGGCCGCATCCAGCGCGAGCTGCTCCAGGACCTGGGCCGCGAGCCCACCCCGGAGGAGCTGGCCAAGGAGATGGACATCACGCCCGAGAAGGTGCTGGAGATCCAGCAGTACGCGCGTGAGCCCATCTCGCTGGACCAGACCATCGGCGATGAGGGCGACAGCCAGCTCGGTGACTTCATCGAGGACTCCGAGGCCGTGGTGGCCGTGGACGCGGTGTCGTTCACACTGCTGCAGGACCAGCTCCAGTCGGTGCTGGCCACGCTGTCCGAGCGCGAGGCGGGCGTGGTCCGGCTGCGCTTCGGCCTCACCGACGGCCAGCCCCGCACCCTGGACGAGATCGGCCAGGTCTACGGCGTCACGCGGGAGCGCATCCGCCAGATCGAGTCCAAGACGATGTCCAAGCTCCGGCACCCGTCGCGGTCGCAGGTCCTCCGGGACTACCTCGACTGA